In Plasmodium chabaudi chabaudi strain AS genome assembly, chromosome: 9, the following proteins share a genomic window:
- a CDS encoding protein disulfide isomerase related protein, putative has product MKLYGKIQFLLPVLYLFAKYASGLYANVKEIKTVDSLNEFDELLNSQKKCLVQFYATWCRVSRGFSNDFINIAKTVKDDILVVAVKNEDIINKYKIQTYPNIQLFFTNDKKEKHIEQFDGNYKIKDVVSFIYDNIKNYRLKELNIDVGKKDNSNKKNKKSKNSGKVITLNDSNFDQNVLKDDDNVWFVFFYAPWCGHSKPIHPMFDELAKKTSHLKNARIAKIDATVEHRTAQTYEIKHYPSFRLFPSGNKKPQTAIDYNESRTVNDLYQFFLKYYKEKKEILQLTSQSVFDEHCENDVCLLAILPSKEDLEPSSLKSYIQILTSVIKDVNHLPVTLMWTHAGDQLDIVQKLNLTFGFPTVIAISFSKNVYSILKGNYSEQSIKNFVIQMMTGKSSVDNLVPFKVNNVPKVDLNNMNEHNSEL; this is encoded by the coding sequence atgaaactatatggaaaaatacAGTTCCTACTGCCTGTACTTTACCTTTTTGCAAAATATGCAAGTGGCTTATATGCAAATGTGaaagaaattaaaacaGTAGATTCCCTTAACGAATTTGATGAATTACTAAAttctcaaaaaaaatgcctCGTTCAATTTTATGCTACATGGTGTCGAGTTTCCAGAGGATTCTCTAACgatttcataaatatagcAAAAACAGTTAAAGATGATATATTAGTTGTAGCTGTAAAAAACgaagatataataaataaatataaaattcagACATACCCAAATATACAACTATTTTTTACcaatgataaaaaagaaaagcaTATTGAACAATTTGAtggaaattataaaataaaagatgttgtttcatttatatatgacaatattaaaaattatcgtttaaaagaattaaatattgATGTTGGTAAAAAGgataattcaaataaaaaaaataaaaaaagtaaaaatagtGGTAAAGTAATTACATTAAATGATTCTAATTTTGatcaaaatgttttaaaagatgatgataatgtatggttcgtttttttctatGCCCCATGGTGTGGACATAGTAAACCTATACATCCAATGTTTGATGAGCTAGCTAAAAAAACAtcacatttaaaaaatgcaagAATAGCTAAAATTGATGCAACTGTTGAACATAGAACAGCACAAACTTACGAAATAAAGCATTACCCTTCTTTCCGTTTATTCCCAtcaggaaataaaaaaccaCAAACTGCTATAGATTATAATGAGTCTAGAACTGTTAATGAtctttatcaattttttttaaaatattataaagaaaaaaaagaaatactACAATTAACATCTCAAAGTGTTTTTGATGAACATTGTGAAAATGATGTTTGCCTTTTAGCTATATTACCAAGTAAAGAAGATCTTGAACCAAGTTCTTTAAAATcttatattcaaatattaaCCAGTGTAATAAAAGATGTTAACCATCTTCCTGTTACCCTAATGTGGACACACGCAGGAGACCAATTAGATATAgttcaaaaattaaatctAACATTCGGATTTCCAACTGTTATTGCTATTagtttttcaaaaaatgtttattcaattttaaaagGAAATTATTCTGAACAATCAATCAAAAATTTCGTTATACAAATGATGACAGGAAAATCATCAGTCGACAATTTGGTTCCATTTAAAGTTAATAATGTACCAAAGGTTGATCTcaataatatgaatgagCATAATTcagaattataa